From the genome of Terriglobia bacterium, one region includes:
- a CDS encoding dihydrodipicolinate synthase family protein, whose protein sequence is HYRAICESVDRPVIVYNVPGRTGQNVGADLVLELAEIPGIAGVKEASGSLEQIASILDRRRSGFAVLSGDDALALPALALGADGLISVVSNEAPTETAAMVRAALAGDFESARAMHFRLLGLMRANFVETSPVPVKTAMALLGRCEATIRPPLGPAEPSTRQAMRAALEKAGILGADR, encoded by the coding sequence CACTACCGAGCCATCTGCGAATCGGTGGACCGCCCGGTGATCGTCTACAACGTCCCGGGGAGGACCGGGCAGAACGTCGGCGCCGACCTCGTCCTGGAGCTGGCGGAGATTCCCGGCATCGCCGGGGTCAAGGAGGCCTCGGGGAGCCTGGAGCAGATCGCGTCCATTCTCGATCGCCGGCGGTCGGGGTTCGCGGTGCTCTCCGGCGACGACGCCCTGGCGCTTCCGGCGCTGGCCCTGGGCGCCGACGGCCTGATCTCGGTGGTTTCGAACGAGGCGCCCACCGAGACCGCGGCGATGGTTCGCGCCGCGCTGGCGGGAGATTTCGAAAGCGCGCGCGCGATGCACTTCCGGCTCCTCGGGCTCATGCGTGCGAACTTCGTCGAGACGAGCCCGGTCCCGGTCAAAACGGCGATGGCCTTGCTCGGACGGTGCGAGGCCACGATCCGGCCTCCCCTGGGCCCGGCGGAGCCTTCCACGAGACAGGCGATGCGTGCCGCGCTGGAGAAGGCGGGGATCCTGGGGGCGGATCGGTGA
- a CDS encoding 2,3,4,5-tetrahydropyridine-2,6-dicarboxylate N-succinyltransferase encodes MSPDDLQAAVELLAALPAPPPEEVRPVVEALLTALESGRVRAAVPDGGSWRVNAWVRRGIVLAFRSGVNADAAVGPVFRFRDRDWLLPDGSPPPHGVRIVPGGTVVRRGAHLEPGVVVMPPAYVNVGAWVGERSMIDSHALVGSCAQVGRDVHLSAASQIGGVLEPVGALPVIVEDGVFVGGGCGIYEGTRVRARAVLAAGVILARSVPLFDLVHGRVLRAGSAGPLDVPEGAVVVPGARPAAGEYAARLGIHLQAPVIAKYRDDATDAASALEEALR; translated from the coding sequence GTGAGCCCGGACGACCTCCAGGCGGCGGTGGAGCTGCTCGCCGCGCTTCCCGCTCCGCCGCCTGAGGAGGTTCGGCCCGTGGTCGAGGCGCTCCTCACGGCCCTTGAATCGGGACGAGTCCGGGCCGCGGTGCCTGACGGCGGGAGCTGGCGGGTGAACGCGTGGGTCCGTCGCGGGATCGTGCTCGCCTTCCGCTCGGGAGTCAATGCCGATGCAGCGGTGGGGCCGGTCTTCCGCTTCAGGGACAGGGATTGGCTGCTGCCGGACGGATCCCCACCGCCCCACGGCGTGAGAATCGTTCCGGGGGGCACCGTCGTTCGAAGGGGGGCGCACCTGGAGCCAGGGGTCGTCGTGATGCCTCCCGCGTACGTGAACGTCGGAGCGTGGGTCGGGGAGCGATCCATGATCGACAGCCACGCCCTGGTGGGCTCGTGCGCGCAGGTCGGGAGGGACGTGCACCTGTCCGCGGCCTCGCAGATCGGGGGCGTGCTCGAGCCGGTGGGCGCCCTCCCCGTCATCGTGGAGGATGGCGTCTTCGTCGGAGGAGGCTGCGGGATCTACGAAGGGACACGCGTTCGCGCGCGCGCGGTTCTCGCAGCGGGCGTCATCCTCGCGAGATCGGTTCCGCTGTTCGACCTGGTCCACGGGAGGGTCCTGAGGGCGGGCTCCGCGGGGCCGCTGGACGTGCCCGAGGGCGCCGTGGTGGTCCCCGGGGCGCGTCCGGCCGCGGGGGAGTACGCAGCCCGCCTCGGGATTCACCTCCAGGCGCCCGTCATCGCGAAGTACCGGGACGACGCGACGGACGCCGCTTCCGCCCTCGAGGAGGCCTTGCGATGA
- a CDS encoding pyridoxal phosphate-dependent aminotransferase: protein MTMRAARRMDGIDRTLIRQIFDGAPPGAINLGLGQPDLPTPPRISLAGAGGIAAGRTAYTSTAGDPALRAAIARRYEPFASGAENVVVTVGSQEAVFAVLLTLCDPGDEVLYPDPGYPAYEVAARLVGATPIAYPLRAVRGFRLDPADIESRMGERSRLVIVCSPSNPTGAVEREEDLRRLAELLERKGVAWLSDEIYAGFAYDGPVPSLSAFSRDGGLVVSGLSKDLSMTGWRIGWAVGPAPILARIIATHQYLVTCTSSVSQCAALAAFSPQAEAERAAYLEIFRGRRTLMAEELARIPGIRFELPRGAFYFFVDVSAYGQAVEVCRRILDRRKVITIPGEAFGREASGYLRLSFAATNDDIVRGVRAIGEELRES, encoded by the coding sequence ATGACGATGCGCGCCGCGCGCCGCATGGACGGCATCGATCGCACTCTCATCCGCCAGATCTTCGACGGCGCGCCGCCGGGGGCGATCAACCTCGGTCTCGGTCAGCCGGACCTTCCCACCCCTCCGCGGATCTCGCTGGCCGGTGCCGGGGGCATCGCGGCGGGGCGGACCGCGTACACGTCGACGGCGGGCGACCCGGCCCTCCGCGCCGCCATCGCGCGCCGGTACGAGCCGTTCGCGTCCGGCGCGGAGAACGTGGTGGTCACGGTCGGCTCGCAAGAGGCGGTCTTCGCCGTCCTGCTGACCCTGTGCGACCCCGGCGACGAAGTGCTCTATCCGGACCCGGGGTATCCGGCCTACGAGGTGGCTGCGCGCCTCGTCGGTGCGACCCCGATCGCTTACCCGCTGCGGGCGGTTCGGGGCTTCAGGCTCGATCCCGCCGACATCGAGTCCAGGATGGGGGAGCGGTCCCGCCTCGTGATCGTCTGCTCCCCGTCGAACCCCACCGGCGCGGTGGAGCGGGAGGAGGACCTGAGGCGGCTGGCGGAGCTGCTGGAGCGGAAGGGGGTCGCCTGGCTGTCCGACGAGATTTACGCGGGGTTCGCCTACGACGGGCCGGTGCCATCGCTCTCCGCGTTCTCTCGCGACGGAGGCCTCGTCGTGTCGGGGCTGTCGAAGGACCTGAGCATGACCGGGTGGCGCATCGGGTGGGCCGTCGGCCCCGCACCGATCCTCGCGCGGATCATCGCCACCCATCAGTACCTCGTCACCTGCACCTCCAGCGTCTCGCAGTGCGCCGCGCTCGCCGCGTTCTCGCCGCAGGCCGAGGCGGAGCGAGCGGCTTACCTCGAGATTTTCCGTGGCCGCAGGACGCTCATGGCGGAGGAGCTCGCGCGGATACCCGGAATCCGGTTTGAGCTGCCGCGGGGGGCGTTCTACTTCTTCGTCGATGTGTCGGCGTACGGTCAGGCCGTGGAGGTCTGCCGGCGTATTCTCGACCGCCGCAAGGTCATCACGATCCCCGGAGAGGCGTTCGGTCGCGAAGCCTCGGGGTACCTGCGTCTCTCGTTCGCCGCCACGAACGACGACATCGTGCGAGGTGTGCGCGCCATCGGGGAGGAGCTGCGCGAGAGTTGA